The following are from one region of the Corylus avellana chromosome ca1, CavTom2PMs-1.0 genome:
- the LOC132177889 gene encoding protein OBERON 4 encodes MKRLRPSDDLDSTSYGDKCKDPNPNLNSGSNTNRSSSHRGFYYKSPENVRIKGLLSSSASVRYDRDRSAADEDREGSRMVRKRPEHEFDGDRRKGGFDRYGGGYDRNLMHRSESFCGGLSSSSAGRREFPKGFRSERSSSAAMDRSRREGSVSSWRRFGGNNNSGNKDSEVKSPTARIGLRDVKSPSWSRDSATSESTRMVRSSNSGSSPIRGARVFSSSRTTREESKSKSKSPSWSRESGASEQQSRSVEVEAEAEVVKKVAIEQEEEEVQNESKSSSEMEEGELEPEPEPEPESKPEPETESEAIRGESGHEVEAEAESETKEVKDHVGLEIDSEKEVEVGGVEVGGDEDKEKDRKIEIETEREVTKKESVCEERKEKGVDEEVQESNSDSGSGSDSDSENDLIDESHGGSGSGSGSGDEIGMAANDEGGVGDKEEEGVKEDGECEEEEEVKKTVVVDDKPLGFEEECKQQGKEGLIDLEAKAECVEVAELNEEENGGGDEVNVGIETEGLRTQDFKDKGKSVSIEPTHSAEDGGVWIGRDARDDDDDDDMEGPSTRGFELFSTSPVRRQEKDDRSGVNKKDEKLMLEPLDLSLSLPNVLLPIGAAPDTNQAAPGSPSQARSVQSLSNTFCTNSDGLTASMSFSGSQSFFHNPSCSMTQNSLDNFEQSVGSRPIFQGIDWQGLSQNESKQKEVPLYHRILMNGNGTHSQSQVLQGSSNGQAVQGQHHRVLEGSSKMGNGLERQLSFHRQLSGGQARHHDDVRSPSQSVGSHDIGSNYSFDKKRGLREKSSGSLYRTSSQKELEQLPIGGVEFVETVIARIVAEPVHVMARRLHEMPGQSIACLKESIHQIMLNVDKRPQLLAFQKALQNKSDITMEMLLKSHRAQLEILVALKTGLPDYLQQDNSVSPTHLTEVFLNLKCRNLTCKQSLPVDECDCKVCGQKNGFCSACMCLVCSKFDMASNTCSWVGCDVCLHWCHADCALRESYIRNGRSATSAYGATEMQFHCVACDHPSEMFGFVKEVFQSFAKDWTAETLSRELEYVKRIFRDSKDMRGRRLHEIADQMLARLANKSDLHEVYSYIMAFLNDGSSSKLGKTPISSGKEQGKESNGMAGPSQEPTWLKSVYSEKGPQLERAASMLPSFSYDRNDKRTLESELQTSVQKEPLFDELESIVKIKHAEAKMFQARAENARREAEGLKRIAIAKSEKIEEEYMSRIAKLRLAETEEMRKQKSEELQALERAHREYFNMKMRMEADIKDLLLKMEATKRNLSM; translated from the exons ATGAAGAGGTTGAGGCCTAGCGACGATCTCGATTCGACGTCATATGGAGATAAATGCAAAGATCCGAACCCGAATTTGAACTCGGGTTCGAATACGAACCGGTCGTCGTCGCACAGGGGTTTCTACTACAAGTCGCCCGAGAATGTGCGGATCAAGGGTTTGTTGTCTTCGTCGGCGTCGGTACGGTATGACCGGGACCGATCGGCGGCCGACGAGGATCGGGAGGGGTCGAGGATGGTGAGGAAGCGGCCGGAGCACGAGTTCGACGGGGATCGACGGAAGGGAGGCTTCGATCGGTACGGCGGAGGGTACGATCGTAATTTGATGCACCGGTCGGAGAGCTTCTGCGGGGGGTTGTCTTCGTCGTCGGCTGGCAGGAGGGAGTTCCCGAAGGGGTTCCGGTCGGAGCGGTCCTCTTCGGCGGCGATGGATCGGTCCCGGCGGGAGGGGAGCGTGTCTTCGTGGCGGCGATTCGGGGGCAACAACAACAGTGGAAATAAGGACTCGGAGGTTAAGTCGCCGACGGCGAGAATCGGATTGAGGGACGTGAAGTCGCCGTCTTGGTCTAGGGATTCAGCGACGAGCGAATCGACGAGAATGGTTAGGTCTTCGAATTCGGGATCGTCGCCGATAAGAGGCGCAAGAGTATTTTCGAGTTCAAGGACAACGAGAGAGGAGTCCAAGTCGAAGTCGAAGTCGCCGAGTTGGTCGAGGGAATCAGGGGCGAGCGAGCAGCAATCGAGGAGTGTGGAGGTGGAGGCGGAGGCAGAGGTTGTGAAGAAGGTTGCTATTGagcaggaggaggaggaggtgcaGAATGAGAGTAAGAGTAGTAGTGAAATGGAGGAAGGAGAGCTTGAGCCTGAGCCTGAGCCAGAACCAGAATCAAAACCCGAACCTGAAACGGAATCGGAAGCAATTAGAGGGGAATCCGGTCACGAAGTTGAAGCCGAAGCTGAATCCGAGACGAAGGAGGTGAAAGATCATGTCGGGTTGGAGATTGATAGTGAGAAGGAGGTTGAAGTTGGGGGTGTGGAGGTAGGGGGTGATGAAGATaaagagaaagatagaaagATAGAGATAGAGACAGAGAGGGAGGTGACCAAGAAGGAGAGTGTTTGTGAGGAGAGGAAAGAAAAGGGGGTTGATGAAGAAGTGCAAGAGAGTAATAGTGATAGTGGTAGTGGTAGTGACAGTGATAGCGAGAACGATTTGATTGATGAGTCGCATGGTGGAAGCGGAAGCGGAAGCGGAAGTGGTGATGAGATTGGAATGGCAGCGAATGATGAAGGTGGTGTTGGTGATAAGGAAGAAGAGGGTGTGAAGGAAGATGGGGAgtgtgaggaggaggaggaagtgAAGAAGACTGTGGTTGTTGATGACAAGCCTTTGGGTTTTGAAGAGGAGTGTAAGCAGCAAGGTAAGGAGGGTTTAATAGATCTTGAGGCCAAGGCAGAGTGTGTGGAAGTAGCGGAGTTGAATGAGGAGGAAAATGGAGGAGGGGATGAAGTGAATGTGGGGATTGAAACAGAGGGTTTGAGGACTCAGGATTTCAAGGACAAAGGCAAAAGTGTGTCTATTGAACCTACCCATTCTGCTGAAGATGGTGGCGTGTGGATTGGAAGGGATGCGagggatgatgatgatgatgatgatatggAAGGACCGAGTACTCGGGGTTTTGAGCTGTTCTCGACCTCGCCTGTTAGACGACAGGAGAAAGATGATCGATCGGGTGTTAATAAGAAGGATGAAAAGCTGATGCTAGAGCCGCTTGATCTTTCTCTGAGCTTACCAAATGTTTTGTTACCGATTGGTGCTGCTCCTGATACGAACCAAGCTGCTCCTGGTTCACCTAGTCAAGCAAGGAGTGTTCAGTCCTTGAGCAATACTTTTTGTACTAATTCGGATGGATTAACTGCATCGATGTCTTTTTCAGGTTCTCAGTCGTTTTTCCACAACCCAAGCTGTTCTATGACGCAGAATTCACTGGACAACTTCGAACAATCGGTTGGCAGCCGCCCAATATTTCAGGGAATCGATTGGCAGGGACTGTCCCAGAATGAGTCTAAGCAGAAAGAAGTTCCCTTGTATCATAGAATCTTGATGAATGGAAATGGCACTCATAGTCAGTCCCAAGTATTACAGGGCAGTTCGAATGGTCAAGCTGTGCAAGGACAACATCACAGGGTTTTAGAAGGAAGCTCTAAAATGGGCAATGGGTTAGAAAGGCAGTTGAGCTTTCATAGGCAGTTGTCTGGAGGACAGGCAAGGCACCACGACGATGTTAGATCACCTTCGCAGAGTGTAGGGTCTCATGATATTGGATCAAATTATAGCTTCGACAAGAAACGaggattgagagagaagagtaGTGGTAGTTTATATAGGACTAGTAGCCAGAAGGAGCTTGAACAGCTTCCGATAGGTGGAGTTGAATTTGTTGAGACGGTCATTGCCCGGATAGTTGCTGAACCAGTACATGTAATGGCTAGGAGATTGCATGAGATGCCTGGACAATCCATAGCGTGTCTAAAAGAGAGCATTCACCAGATCATGCTGAATGTTGACAAGCGACCACAACTACTCGCATTTCAGAAAGCATTGCAGAACAAGTCTGACATAACCATGGAGATGCTACTGAAATCCCATCGGGCTCAGTTGGAAATCTTGGTCGCTTTGAAAACTGGGCTGCCGGATTATCTCCAGCAAGACAACAGTGTTTCACCTACTCATTTGACTGAGGTTTTTCTGAACTTGAAATGCAGAAATCTTACTTGTAAGCAGTCTTTGCCTGTGGATGAATGTGATTGCAAGGTTTGTGGACAGAAGAATGGTTTTTGCAGTGCTTGTATGTGTCTTGTGTGCTCGAAGTTTGACATGGCGTCAAATACATGTAGTTGGGTTGGTTGTGATGTTTGTCTTCATTGGTGCCATGCGGATTGTGCTTTGCGGGAATCTTATATTAGAAACGGAAGGAGTGCTACTAGCGCTTATGGGGCGACCGAGATGCAGTTCCATTGTGTTGCCTGCGATCATCCTTCTGAGATGTTTGGCTTTGTGAAGGAGGTTTTTCAAAGTTTTGCAAAGGATTGGACAGCTGAAACTCTTTCTAGAGAGCTTGAATATGTGAAGAGAATTTTTCGTGACAGCAAGGACATGAGGGGGAGACGACTTCATGAAATTGCTGATCAGATGCTGGCAAGATTGGCAAATAAGTCTGACCTTCATGAGGTTTACAGTTATATCATGGCTTTCCTTAATg ATGGCAGCTCTTCCAAGTTAGGCAAGACACCAATCTCATCTGGGAAGGAACAAGGTAAAGAAAGCAATGGGATGGCGGGGCCAAGCCAGGAACCGACGTGGCTAAAATCTGTTTATTCGGAGAAGGGGCCTCAGTTGGAAAGGGCAGCTAGTATGCTCCCTAGCTTCAGTTATGACCGGAACGATAAGCGTACTTTGGAATCCGAGTTGCAGACAAGTGTTCAAAAAGAACCTCTCTTTGATGAATTGGAGAGTATTGTGAAAATCAAACATGCAGAGGCTAAAATGTTTCAAGCACGTGCCGAAAATGCAAGAAGAGAAGCTGAGGGCCTGAAACGCATTGCAATtgcaaaaagtgaaaaaattgaagaggaGTATATGAGTCGAATTGCAAAGTTGCGGTTGGCTGAGACGGAAGAAATGCGcaaacaaaaatcagaagaACTCCAGGCCCTAGAGAGAGCACATAGAGAATACTTCAATATGAAGATGAGGATGGAAGCAGATATTAAAGATCTGTTGCTGAAAATGGAAGCTACAAAACGAAACCTTTCCATGTGA
- the LOC132186598 gene encoding peptidyl-prolyl cis-trans isomerase FKBP42, producing the protein MDEVQEQQSQPLDLDNENEIVAESAAFVHGEPPQDANAPPKADSEVEILHEKVTKQIIKEGRGQKPSKYSTCFLHYRAWTESTQHKFEDTWNEQRPIELVLGKEKKEMAGLAIGLSSMTSGEHALLHVGWEFGYGEEGSFSFPNVPPRADIIYEVELIGFDETKEGKTRGDMTVEERIGAADRRKMDGNTFFKEEKLEEAMQQYSMAITYMNDDFMFQLFGKYRDMALAVKNPCHLNMAACLIKLNRYEEAIVQCSIVLSEDENNVKALFRRGKARAELGQTDAAREDFLKAQKFAPEDKAIARELRLIAEHDKAVYQKQREIYKGIFGPRPEPKPKRFNRLVLFWQWLLSLFYGLFRRGGHKAD; encoded by the exons ATGGATGAAGTTCAGGAGCAGCAAAGTCAACCACTTG ATCtagataatgaaaatgaaatagtAGCTGAAAGTGCTGCATTTGTGCATGGGGAACCTCCTCAAGATGCTAATGCCCCCCCAAAAGCTGATTCTGAGGTGGAAATTCTTCATGAGAAAGTCACAAAGCAAATCATTAAGGAAGGCCGTGGTCAGAAACCCTCGAAATATTCAACATGCTTCT TGCACTACAGGGCATGGACAGAGAGCACCCAGCACAAGTTTGAAGACACGTGGAATGAACAAAGACCTATTGAGTTGGTATTAGGAAAAG agaagaaagaaatggcTGGTTTGGCTATTGGTTTGTCCAGCATGACATCTGGTGAACATGCCCTGTTACATGTGGGCTGGGAATTCGGTTACGGGGAAGAAGGAAGCTTTTCTTTCCCAAATGTTCCACCCAGGGCAGACATAATATATGAAGTTGAGCTCATTGGGTTTGATGAGACAAAAGAA GGGAAAACTCGTGGTGACATGACTGTGGAAGAAAGGATTGGTGCCGCAGATCGAAGAAAGATGGAtggaaatactttttttaaggAAGAAAAACTGGAGGAGGCTATGCAACAATATTCGATG GCCATCACATATATGAACGATGACTTCATGTTCCAGCTGTTTGGAAAGTACAGGGACATGGCTTTAGCTGTTAAGAATCCATGTCACCTTAACATGGCAGCATGCCTAATAAAGCTCAATCGCTATGAAGAAGCGATCGTGCAATGCAGCATT GTGTTGTCAGAGGATGAAAACAATGTCAAAGCCCTGTTTAGACGTGGCAAAGCTAGAGCAGAACTTGGGCAAACAGATGCTGCCCGGGAGGACTTCCTAAAGGCACAGAAATTTGCACCTGAAGACAAAGCAATTGCAAGGGAGTTACGTTTGATTGCAGAGCATGACAAGGCTGTTTATCAGAAGCAAAGGGAGATTTATAAAGGAATCTTTGGACCAAGACCTGAACCCAAACCAAAGCGATTTAATCGGCTGGTTCTCTTTTGGCAATGGCTGTTGTCACTCTTCTATGGCCTCTTCAGGCGTGGAGGGCACAAAGCAGACTAA
- the LOC132173591 gene encoding cation/H(+) antiporter 28, translated as MENAGADLEDPCEGRLSAIFARAAKHVFGFFLMVVLCNLTHYFLRPFSQPRITSETLVGLLFGNLGIVHHLFDKSSNQVLRFVIDFGMICYMFVLGIEMDPYVLFKPPTREAKVAYAGIFSTFLLACSITPFLNFSEKYNTLCILALSTSLSSTASPVLTRLITSCKIGKSDIGRFVIAAGMHSDFISTLIISIGYIIYPIRGNKEPLGKISRPREIIEMSSSLMLQILVSAKVSPIVMNWVNNENPQGKPMKGAHLVLSIAFMVLVCSCSTVYGYSSVLSAFMAGIFFPSDGRVSKWVIAKVNYLLNTIFYPIFFIWMGFEADFDEFQPRHAGTWERLVVLIVIPTVGKVAGTVVSGVLLGFHWPESIALGLLLATKGHYQIYMAIAAKSFGITSTSTSIVMVIAVFFTVVYTPAVVAHIIRRARKRAPTHRMALQWLDPANELRVLLCVHGPQNVAAAINFMEISRGTAEPGTVVFVTDMIELTDEIAATLVQGDGVDTVAVTDKCVTEMRDQVTTAVQAYVEQNAEGLKLRRMLALSTFNGMASDVCILAEELMLTLIILPFHKSQRADGTLDAGHSGFRYVNRKVLRSAPCSVGILVDRGLGLIEKISRSYVSLNVAVIFIGGKDDREALAYAGRVARHPGVKLTVIRFLVETNAENTGRSRAGNYRINIAEQEEEMKLDDECFAEFYERHVAGGHVAYTEKHHASSAETYSTLRSLEGHFALIIVGRGGRVNSLLTVGMNDWEQCPELGPIGDVLSGSDFSVKTSVLIIQQHNVRGELDGLDDDFSIM; from the exons atggaaaatgctGGTGCAGATCTTGAAGACCCATGTGAGGGCAGGCTATCAGCAATATTTGCAAGAGCAGCAAAACACGTATTCGGCTTCTTCTTAATGGTGGTTCTCTGCAATCTCACGCACTACTTTCTAAGGCCTTTTTCACAGCCTCGCATCACCTCTGAAACCCTT GTGGGGCTTCTCTTTGGGAACTTAGGCATTGTACACCACTTATTTGATAAATCATCAAATCAAGTTCTTCGTTTCGTCATCGATTTTGGTATGATATGCTACATGTTTGTGTTGGGGATAGAAATGGATCCATATGTTCTCTTCAAGCCACCAACTCGGGAAGCTAAAGTTGCCTACGCAGGAATTTTCTCCACCTTCCTCCTCGCCTGTTCCATCACCCCATTTCTCAACTTCTCAGAGAAATACAACACACTCTGCATTCTCGCCCTCTCCACCTCCCTCTCCAGCACAGCCTCCCCTGTTCTCACCCGCCTGATAACCAGCTGCAAGATCGGGAAATCTGACATCGGCCGGTTCGTGATCGCGGCCGGAATGCACTCCGATTTCATATCCACTCTTATCATTTCCATTGGCTATATTATATATCCAATAAGAGGTAATAAAGAACCTTTAGGAAAGATCAGCCGGCCTCGAGAAATCATAGAGATGAGTTCTTCACTGATGCTGCAGATTTTGGTTTCTGCAAAAGTTTCACCGATTGTTATGAATTGGGTTAACAATGAGAATCCTCAAGGAAAACCCATGAAAGGCGCACACCTGGTTCTCTCAATTGCTTTCATGGTGTTGGTTTGCAGCTGCTCGACTGTATATGGATACAGCTCTGTTCTAAGCGCGTTTATGGCAGGGATTTTCTTTCCCAGCGATGGGAGAGTATCCAAATGG GTAATTGCCAAGGTCAACTACTTGTTGAACACCATTTTCTAtcccatttttttcatttggatgGGGTTTGAAGCTGATTTCGACGAATTTCAACCTAGACATGCAGGGACCTGGGAAAGGTTAGTTGTGCTCATTGTGATACCGACGGTTGGGAAAGTAGCCGGAACTGTTGTTTCTGGGGTGTTGTTGGGCTTTCACTGGCCGGAATCTATTGCACTTGGGTTGCTTCTAGCGACAAAGGGCCATTATCAAATTTACATGGCTATTGCTGCTAAATCA TTTGGTATCACATCTACTTCAACCAGCATTGTGATGGTAATTGCAGTCTTTTTCACTGTCGTATACACCCCAGCAGTAGTTGCGCATATCATCAGACGTGCAAGGAAACGAGCACCAACTCACAGAATGGCACTTCAATGGCTTGACCCTGCAAATGAACTCCGGGTCTTGCTATGTGTTCATGGACCTCAAAACGTGGCTGCTGCCATTAACTTCATGGAGATTTCTCGAGGCACAGCTGAGCCTGGAACCGTCGTATTCGTCACTGACATGATCGAGCTCACCGACGAAATAGCAGCCACGCTTGTGCAAGGCGACGGAGTGGACACCGTGGCGGTGACTGACAAGTGTGTGACGGAGATGAGAGATCAAGTCACCACTGCAGTTCAGGCCTATGTGGAGCAGAATGCCGAGGGTCTCAAACTCAGACGAATGCTTGCACTCTCCACCTTCAATGGCATGGCCTCAGACGTTTGCATTTTGGCAGAAGAGTTGATGTTGACACTCATCATATTGCCATTTCACAAGAGCCAGCGTGCAGATGGAACATTGGATGCAGGCCATTCAGGGTTCCGATATGTGAACCGCAAG GTGCTCAGGAGTGCCCCATGTTCAGTGGGAATTCTAGTGGACAGAGGCCTTGGACTGATAGAAAAGATATCAAGATCATATGTGTCTCTCAACGTTGCGGTTATTTTCATTGGTGGCAAAGATGACAGAGAAGCCCTAGCCTATGCCGGCCGTGTAGCCCGACATCCCGGAGTAAAGCTCACGGTGATAAGATTTTTAGTGGAAACCAATGCGGAGAACACGGGCCGATCAAGAGCCGGCAACTATCGGATCAACATTGCAGAGCAGGAAGAGGAGATGAAGCTTGATGATGAGTGTTTTGCAGAGTTCTATGAAAGACATGTTGCAGGAGGACATGTTGCATACACTGAGAAGCACCATGCAAGTTCAGCTGAGACTTATTCTACTTTGAGGTCATTGGAAGGGCACTTTGCACTCATCATTGTAGGAAGAGGGGGAAGGGTGAATTCCCTGCTGACAGTGGGCATGAATGACTGGGAGCAGTGTCCAGAATTGGGTCCAATAGGGGATGTTCTTTCAGGTTCTGATTTCTCAGTGAAGACCTCTGTTTTGATCATCCAACAACACAATGTAAGAGGAGAACTAGATGGTCTTGATGATGACTTCTCTATCATGTAA